Proteins encoded within one genomic window of Humulus lupulus chromosome 1, drHumLupu1.1, whole genome shotgun sequence:
- the LOC133818644 gene encoding uncharacterized protein LOC133818644 isoform X1 has protein sequence MGKNPIDSTVVARVYVEVFAGAMLLLAGALACYGILLCLKMSKVRTERASSELWKVAGLVVVCVICFTSNAFVALLTDIPAVCFALMGIGSSFHAQETAVSG, from the exons ATGGGAAAAAACCCTATTGATTCTACAGTGGTGGCTCGG GTATATGTAGAGGTTTTTGCAGGAGCAATGCTTTTATTAGCTGGAGCACTAGCTTGTTATG GAATATTACTATGCCTGAAAATGAGCAAAGTCAGAACTGAAAGAGCTTCTTCAGAGCTTTGGAAG GTTGCGGGtttagttgttgtttgtgttATATGTTTCACCTCTAATGCTTTTGTGGCTTTGTTAACTGACATTCCT GCGGTGTGTTTTGCTTTAATGGGCATTGGCAGCTCATTTCATGCTCAAGAAACTGCTGTGAGTGGGTAA
- the LOC133818644 gene encoding uncharacterized protein LOC133818644 isoform X2, producing the protein MLLLAGALACYGILLCLKMSKVRTERASSELWKVAGLVVVCVICFTSNAFVALLTDIPAVCFALMGIGSSFHAQETAVSG; encoded by the exons ATGCTTTTATTAGCTGGAGCACTAGCTTGTTATG GAATATTACTATGCCTGAAAATGAGCAAAGTCAGAACTGAAAGAGCTTCTTCAGAGCTTTGGAAG GTTGCGGGtttagttgttgtttgtgttATATGTTTCACCTCTAATGCTTTTGTGGCTTTGTTAACTGACATTCCT GCGGTGTGTTTTGCTTTAATGGGCATTGGCAGCTCATTTCATGCTCAAGAAACTGCTGTGAGTGGGTAA